CGTGTTGTAGTGTTCCCATGCTTCTCACTTCTGTACGGAATTGCTTCTCTTCTTGCATTAGGTTTTTAAGTTTCTTCACTGCTATGGCAGCTGAATTGggcaatgagcctttgaaaacaGAACCAAATGCTCCTTCCCCAAGTTTTTCTGAGAAGTTCTTTGTTGCACTTTGTAGATCTTTGTACTTAAAAAGAACCAAAGAATTGTCACCTGCCCCAAGTGGACCGAAGGTTCGCCTCTGTCTCCTGTGGAGAAGAATCAGAACAATGCTAAAGACCAGAAAGAGCCCTCCAATTGTTCCAATGAGAATCCAAGTGACCTTCTCCCTTGTGGTCTTCGCTCTAGTGGCGTTTGTTCCAGTTTCCCCCAGCTCAGATGCTGCAATTCGCACATGGAAATCTCTTCCACCCTCATTATCAGCATGGAGCTTTTGTAGATTAAAGAGAGCTCCTTTCCAGATCAAACACCCATTATCATAAGCATATGCAGTGCAAGAACAATTGCTCAAGCAAGTTTTTTCACATTCCTCAGGCTTCGTAACTGTCAACTTCTCTGGATCAACTGGAAAGGCTGTATTGGAAATCACAAAAAAGGTGTCATTCCCTCCATTTCTACATTGCAGAGGGGTCTTCCTCGCACACCCATCTGAATGGTCTTCCAATTGCCAATCTTTAAGCACAGTGGGTTCAAAGCCTTGCATACACTCACAAAGAGGTTCCTTTTGAGTATTGCAGCTACTGAAAGCTCCGCAGAAACCATAGACTTCACATTGTAGTGTCGGCCGCATCCATAAGATAGTCCACTGCGTGAAGTCTTTTCCCCAAACAAACTGCTTGAACTGCCCAGTGTAATCCACCAGGAGTCTAGTGACAGCCGAAGGGACACCAGCATCATATGTGAAATAGCTTTCATTCTCAGTCTGCACGAACctgaaatttttaatgtaaTAGTCTCTTTCTATTTCAGGAGCATTGACAAAGTTCTTGCCAGTCCACTCCCCACTACTCCAATACATTTTAGTATGATTCCATAGCAGTATATGACTTGTTCCATTCGGTTCCACCTCAATGGAGAAAATTCCAGGTGCTGGATTTTCTGGATTTCTCCATGGAGTCAGAAATATCTTTTCATTGGTAAGCTTACTGTATCCAATCCTCCCACCAGGCAGCCATGTATCAGTTGGGTGATCAAAACTCTGCCACGCCACACTGGAGGAATTTGAATTCCCTCGCACGACTAAATTTCCATTGTCTAGAAGAACAGCAACAGTGGAATTAGATATATTGGAGCTCACATTCGTTGACCAGATTTCTGTTCTGGACTGGGTAAGTAGGACTAACTTCCCTTCATGGGAAAGTTGTAATGTGGAAGAAGATGGATCAGAGAGGGGCTGATTTCTATTTGCTACCCAAACTACCGCCTTAGTGGGTAGTCTTCCATACCATATGCCAATGTAATAGTTCCGAGAGTTACCTGGAGTGAAGAAGCCCAGTTCAAATGTACCACCATCAGATCTGATTGTTTGGTTTCCAGAAAGAGACTGGCCTGGGAAGATGGTATCTGAACCTCTGCAGAGATGAGCTTTGAAggaaagagagaagagaagCAGAACAGGAAGAAAGAAGCATGCTTTCATGCTAGTgagtcttttctttttttcttttttctttttttgggaaTGAGCATGAATTTGCATATGCAGCTgacatttttttccccttttttacttttcaaatgcTTTGTTTCAAGACTTTTCTGCTCACCCATGCTCAACAAAGTCAAGAGCAAAAACTCCATAACTTGACCGGCATTTGATGGGAAAACTGATTGAAACATGTGAGGTTGCTCctcaagaataaataaataatccagAAAAAACCCATCCACAATCCAAGCGACAAAAGGGCTGTTAAGGTAATCATTTTTCTCATAGGACTCCATTTTCAAGTGTTTCATTTATTCTGCTTGACTTGTATTGGAGTAAAATAATCTTtcatatatacattttttcctttccttgtttTGTTGCCTATCTTCCCCTTTTTGGCATTTATATTGGCTAACTCTTTGGGTATGTTCTTTTAGGTTGCTAGAGGTCAGGTGTGCTGTGTATGCATAATACCTGgaattcaaaaaatcatttagtaTATAGTAAATCATTACTAGTGAATATTAAGGTATTGGATATTGGCAACATTTGAacttctcatatatatatatttttttaaaaccataaacaaGAAATAATATCAACCACATTTAGCCAATGTTGAAATTTCTGAAAGTGGTATAATACACATTCCCATTTTGAATGCAGAATGGGTGAACTCTTGTTAAAATTTCTGATAAACGTGAGGACCATCTGCAGTCATATTGGGAGGCAATTGGCAGGCTTCAATATGGACTAATCTTTGAAGTTCATGTGCTCAATCAAGTAACATTTAGTATGAGAAACACATTCATATAAGCTATGGTAAGTAAGACACCAAGAATTTGCTGagtttattttgattcatatcCTTTACAGGCATGGCCACCCTAAGGATTCTGCATGAAGTGAATCTCTGACTTGTAAGCTAATGAGATGCGGAATGCAAACACCCGTTGGAAGGTACACCATTACTCATGAGCCCTTCAGTACCTGAAACTCATTGAAGAATTGATGCTTCAAGCTTCTAAGGTAGCTGAGACATCAACCCATGCTGATTTATAATATTGGAAGAAGTCTCCTGGAAAACAATGGCACCATTGGCCAGCTTTTCTGAGACTTTCTGGAGATACTGATGCCTTAGAGTACCACTTCCGAGACTCCCTCCAGAATCTGAACCATCTGCCTCATAGTTGGTCTATCTTTCTCATCATCCTGAATGCACCAACAAGCTACTTTTCAAAAGAcgggtttattttattttattttttatattaaaatttactttACACTAGCTGGTGTTCCAAAAAATAAGATAGttttaaaagtactttttgtggtatgatttttttgaaaattactatACTAGTGCAAAGCCCCATCAAGTTGAGGTGCCATTGAATGTGGGCATCTCTTTCAAGTTCATGTATTCAATCAATCAAGCTTTAGTATAAGAAACACATTCGAACAAGCTTTGCATATTACATTAACACATTTGTTTTTCACAATCAAATCAAAACTACATGCATCATCAAATCCACCTTCATTTTTGTTGGGGCATGGTGGAATTGATATATGCTGAGTTTATTTTGAGTAGCTGATTCGTATCCTTTGCGGGCGTGGCCACCCAGGGGATTCAGCAGCTACTGCTTCAAAGTCCTAATAAGAAAGAGTACTCGATCTTTGACTTGTAAACGACTAAGATGGAGAATGTAATCACTCACTGGAAGGTACCCAAGTACCATATTTTCACTACCTGAATCTCATTGAAGAATGACTCTTCAAGCTTCTGAAGAAGTCTCCTGGAAATTGATGGCACCATCGGCTGGATTTCCCGAGAGATTCTGGAGAAACCGAGGCATTGGAGGTGTACCCACTTCTGAGACTCCCTCCAGAATCTGAACTATCTGCCCCATTGTTGGTCTGTCCTTCTCATTGTCCTGAATGCACCAACAAGCTACTTTGCAGGCTCTGGTGAGCTCTTCCATGGTGGCATTACCTTCTAGTCTGCTATCTAACAAGGTAAGAACATCGTCTCCTCTGTTTATTACATCAACAACTCGGGTGGGAAAGTAATCATCTGTCCCATCTTCTAACAGGTCTCTGTTTCTCCTTCCTGATACAACCTCGAAAAGCAGCATTCCATAGCTGAAAACATCAGCTTTTGGTGTGATGGCTTCACCCGAAAGCCATTCTGGTGCAAGGTAGCCTCTGGTTCCTCTCATGGTGGTTAGCGCACGGCTGAAGTCTCTCCCTATGAGCTTGGCAAGCCCAAAATCAGCCACCTTTGGGTTGTGTGCAGCATCCAATAGAATGTTCTCAGGCTTGATGTCACAATGTATGATGCAGTCTCTGCATTTCTCATGGAGATAAGCCAATCCTCTGGCAGTTCCCACTGCAATATCATACCTTGTTTTCCAGTCCAGGATCTTGGAATCCTTTCGAAACAGGTGATGTTCTAGAGAACCATTGGGCATGTAATCAAAGACTAGACATCTTTTTGAAGCTTCTGCGCAGAATCCCCGAAGGCGGACAAGATTGATATGCTGGATTGTTCCAATGCTGCTTACTTCCGTGCGGAACTGCTTCTCCCCTTGTGTTAGATTTTTGAGCTTCTTCACAGCAATGACAGTTGAGTTGGGCAAGGTGCCTTTGAAAACAGAACCAAATCCTCCTTCTCCAAGTTTTTCGGAGAAGTTCTTCGTTGCTTTTCGCAGATCCCGGTACTTAAAGAGCACCAGAGAATCCTCAGCTGCCTCGAGTGCTTTGTTGGGTCGTCTGTGTCTCCTGCAGAAAACAACCAGAAGAATACCAAAGAGCAGAAGGAACCCTCCAATTGTCCCGATGAGAATCCAAGTGACCTTCTCTGTGGTGGCCTTCTCTCTAGTGATGTTTGTTCCAGTTTCCACCAGCTCAGACGCTGCAATTCTTACATGTAAATCTTTTCCACCCTCATTATCATCCTGGAGTTTTTGAAGATTGAAGAGATCTCCTTTCCAGATCAAACACCCATTATCATAAGCATATGCAGTGCAGGAACAATTGCTCAGACAAGCTTTTTCACATTCCTCAGACGTGGTAACAGTCAAATTCTCTGAATCAACTGGAAAGACTGTGTTGGAAATCACAAAAAAGGTATCATTTCCTCCATTTCCGCATTCTAGAGGGGTCTTCCTCACACACCCATCTGAATGGTCTTCCAATTCCCAATCTTTAAGGACAGTGGGTTCAAAACCTTGCATGCACTCACAAAGAGGCTCCTTCTGATTATTGCAGCTACTGAAAGCCCACAGAAACCATAGACTTCACATTGTAGTGTCGGCCGCGTCCAAAAGATGGTCCACTGCGTGAAGCCTTCCCCCCAAACGAACTGCTTGAGCTGCCCAGTGTAATCCAGCAGGAATCTAGTGACAGCCGTAGGGACACCAGCATCATAGGTGAAATAGCTTTCATTCTCCGTCTTCACATGCCTGAAATTTTTAACGAAATAGTCTCTGTCTATTTCAGGAACATTGACGAAGTTCTTCCCTGTCCACTCCCCACTACTCCAATAGATTTTAGTATGATTCCATAGCAGTATATGACTTGTTCCATTTGGTCCCACATCAACGGAGAAAATCCCAGTTGCTGGATTCTCTGGGCTTCTCCATGGAGTCAGAACTATCTTTTCCTTGCCATGCTTACTGTCCCCAATCTTCCCACCAGGCAGCCACGTATCAGTTGGGTGATCAAAACTCTGCCACAATACACTGGATGAATTCGACCTCCCCCGTACAACTAAATTTCCATTGTCGAGAAGAACAGCAATGGTGGAATTAGGTGTAGTAGAGTTCACATCTGTCGACCAGATTTCAGTTCTGGACTCGTTGAGTAGGACTAACCTCCCATCATGGGAAAGTTGTAATGTGGAAGAAGATGGATCAGAGAGGGGCTGGTCTCTATTTGCTACCCAAACCACTGTCTTAGTGGGTAGCCTTCCGTACCACATGCCAATGTAATAGTTTGAAGAGTTACCTGGAGTGAAGAAGCCCAGTTCAAACGTTCCACCATCGGATCTGATTGTCTGGTTGCCAGAAAGAGTCTGGCCTGGGAAAATGGTGTCAGTTGCCATGGAGGGACCAgcaaagaagagaagagaaaggaaGAAGAATGCCTTCATACTAGTGATTCTCATCTCTGCTTGAAGCTCTAGACTTATGCATGGGTTTCCTTCCGAAACTTGAGACTCCTAATATACTTTGTTCAAGACCTCTGGGGTCAACCACGatcaataaacaaaatgaataaaatactCTAACTTGGCCGAAATACGATATTCCTTTATGACATGTTCCTCTTCACAGGCTCCGAGACTTCACTGTGAATCTGTGACCATACCCTACACATGCAAAACACTACGCTAataagtaatattataataattgtcTCTCTGCTTGAATTTTACTTTCTCCCTCAATTGTCAATATTTGCGGTTCTTCTGGCCACTAGCGCTCTAAAGTCCGAAATGATTGATTTAGTAATGAAAAATAAACCCAAGTTGATAATGATCACACTATTTAGAACTGACCGAATATTTAACGAGCTTTTGACTTGGTAACCAGAAGCAACCCAGTGCTGGTCACTACATGACGAGTCGGTGCTTCTTGATGTGTCGAACATGTCAAAAAATGACGAAGCAGCACGACCTATTAAcaagaaaaatgttataatattaTCAGTTTATCACTCTGCTATATTGGATTCTACTGATTTTTTGTTCAATGGAGTTTCAGGTATGGATTTGAAACCCTGCCTGTTCAAATTATCATTGGTGTTTTTCTGGAGGTTCAGGTTGCGATTGAACAAATTCCCTGTGAAGGAGCCAAGTGCTTAGGACAGACAACAATCCAATTTCCCATACATGGAGCTACCTCTACCCCTTACCTTAGGTTTTTAGAATCTTAATCCTGTCTTATATATGactttacattttccctcaattaGCTCAAGCTTTTAAGAAGAAGAGTGTAGGTGGTCTCGCATCATTGTGACATCTATTCTTATTTCATTAGCACTATGCAagcttttctttcctttcccatGCAAGTTTCTAGGAAAAAAACCCACTtcaaaaatcaatgaaattgGAGAAGGAATCATCCCCATTTCCTTGGTTTCATACTATCAAGTCTGTTGGATCTTATCTACTTAAAATCCAGTCTAGAACTCATGAAGGGGTGGTTGATAAGGAAGCTGAAAGTAAAATAGCATtgacaaattcaaatttctggCTGTATTCTAGTCAACCCATaggaaaaaatgaagggaaaatcCAAAGTGGCCTgagattttcaaacaaaataaaattggacTCATTCTTGGTGaccacaaaatttttaaaaaaaaaaacactaatagTCAACTAATACAACTTTTGACGGGTAGAGAATTGACTTGGATTTTTggtagtttgaaaaaaaaaaagaaaaaataaataaaaacatgactGCTCTTAGACTCATAGTGTGGGGGTGTGCTGAAGATTGCATTGGAATTTCGTTTTGTTCTTTTTAGGAATATTTTGCTTGGATGTTTTGGTGTGATTTCCCTGTTATTTGTGGCATACTTCAAAATAAAACCTAATACtagtaaaaaggaaaatgaaggtGACCCATgacaaagaaatcaaaattttaggctatgtttagcgaatgttttttaaaaccgttcttaaaaaactgtttttaaaaactattttttaatgttttataaaacaaatgtaTGTTGGAAAAtctcctaaaatatttttaacctatttttttatattttaaaataacatttacatataatgtttcattttttaaccatTCTCCgcaatttgtataattattttttaaaataatatttaaaaacaagtaaaaacgattaaatgatgttttttgaaaatattattttttttgtttttagaaatagaaaattgttttttatttattggttgtcaaatatgttttccttttaagaacataaatttgttttcaaaaacaattatcaaacaaatccGAAATATGTTTagatacatttatattttaagtgaatttaaatatatctttgcttttcaatcataaaaataaaaataataatacattctctataaaaatataacaaatcctatataaaatgttctttaaatttaagattttttaaaaatttaagaatttttttttaacaaagtttaaaaaatgttggTCTTAAAATGCTTGTGTGCTTTCACGGGCAATTACCATTATTctctataattaaaaataaaaataagaaatgtatataaataatatccaataaaatgggtttttattttcatgaaaataatatttttaacttttaaaaaataatttaaacataaaaattaccATGGGTgatataaaatgtaaaacaaaCCCACAACATGACCAACTAACCAAGTTGATATGGATTATCACACAATcctaaagttatgtttggtatTTGGAGagtaataagaaaagaaaatattaagaaaaatgtttttttatgtcgattttattatagtatatatatataaagaaaattaaatataattaaaataattaaaatatatgaattttaaaattatttaatttttatataataaaaaacagtgaattaaataaaattaataaaacatatataaataatttattaattttatttttattcttattttttacttttcttaccTTCCACCCTTCATCTCTATTTTCTCCCCCAAATTttcttgaaaccaaacataccctGAATGTATCTCTTATCAGCTGGGGTTTGGcaccttctctatttttttattttttattttttcatttttctatttttgcatTTGGTGGCTGTTTGGTAGCAAACATCAATGAGATATGAATGAATTAAGTACAAATCGGGGAATCTGTGGACTGCAGTTCTTTGTTTGTCTCTGTCTCCCAATGAATTATTTGGGCCTAGCTGGGATTCAAAGGATAAGAACGAACCAAAGTCTATTGGAAGTACAGAGATGGATGTACTTTTCCAATAAAGATCGTTTGGTGTGTTTATTTAATACAACAACTGCCTTAATAAAGGCATGAAGCTGGTTCTTGCTCTTTTTGGTATCTGCCAAACAAGTTATAAAGATTTTATTGAACTTAGAAAAGAACAATCTTATTGAACTTCCAAAAAAGGGTTTTTGACTTTTCAAGAATGGTTCCAAACAGGGCCAAATAAGATGAGGATCCCTGTTAGCAATTATTCTAAAAGACAACAATGTCTCCATTGTTTTAGTTCTGGTGTGGAGACATTGCATGAGGGGTAAAGAGAGAACCTTACAGCCATTGTCTCATTTGTCTGATGGAATGGCACTGATCAAGGGGAGGATGGAAGCCAGTCGAGTGTTTCACCAGCAAACATTGGAACAATATCCCCAAAGGAGAATGAGTAGGACTCTGGCACCTTCCATGGGGTCTTGCTCAATTTGATCTTTGATGTGTTTCTTGGAAGCCCATAGAAGTCTGGTCCATTAAAGCTCGTAAACGCCTCTAGCTTGTCGAGTGCACCTGCCTAAAATCACCAGCATGTTTTGCAACAAAGTCAATTCACTTAAACGCCTACATGCAAATGAGGGTAGATTTTTCGTCTTTAAGAAACAAGAAATGTTTGACATAAATGAGCATATCCAATCCATAACCTAGAAGAACCATGCAGGACAAGAGTCTAAGCATTTCAATCTTTAGAAATGCATTCAAGGCAGCAGGTACAGGTCATTCAGTACCAGAGGCTTAGACAGGCAAGCCATGTACTCTAGAGATTAAAAATCAATGGTTGTGGAATAAACAGTGTTTCATGGGTAAGTCATGTGATCATTTAATATTGCAGATACTGATCTATGGTACCATAGGGCTGCCACAGAGCAACCCAGCGTATCAGGCTGACCAAAACTTCAATATAATGTCAGAACTGGATCGATGCCCCTTCAGCCGTCTACTAAAAGAAGTTCACTATTATTTGCATGTCATCTATTGGTGGGCTTTATTCCTAATACAGCCAAGCCAACTAAGATTTTCATTCAGACATCTACAAATTCATCAACCACTGACAAGCATTCATGATTTTACTTAATGCTGCTAATCAATGTGAGATTTTAGATTTTCCCAACCATAAAATGTAAAAGcagatgaaaaattaaaagaaaaacaataacatAATACACCGGATGTTGAGAGAAATTACCTCTTCGAACACCTTGGCATATAGTGACAAGGCAACAGGGGCATTGTATATACCAGCACATCCACAAGGACATTCTTTTCGTCGTCTCTCATGAGGGGCGCTATCAGTTCCAAGGAAAAATTTTCTACTTCCACTAGTCACAGCTGACACAATAGCCTGTCCTGTAAGAAAGACAAACAAATGGGCTCAGAAACCAAAAATAGTCAAAAGGAATACTGCAATTGGTACAGACAAAGTTCTTCAGAA
The window above is part of the Vitis riparia cultivar Riparia Gloire de Montpellier isolate 1030 chromosome 12, EGFV_Vit.rip_1.0, whole genome shotgun sequence genome. Proteins encoded here:
- the LOC117926070 gene encoding G-type lectin S-receptor-like serine/threonine-protein kinase At2g19130, with the protein product MKACFFLPVLLLFSLSFKAHLCRGSDTIFPGQSLSGNQTIRSDGGTFELGFFTPGNSRNYYIGIWYGRLPTKAVVWVANRNQPLSDPSSSTLQLSHEGKLVLLTQSRTEIWSTNVSSNISNSTVAVLLDNGNLVVRGNSNSSSVAWQSFDHPTDTWLPGGRIGYSKLTNEKIFLTPWRNPENPAPGIFSIEVEPNGTSHILLWNHTKMYWSSGEWTGKNFVNAPEIERDYYIKNFRFVQTENESYFTYDAGVPSAVTRLLVDYTGQFKQFVWGKDFTQWTILWMRPTLQCEVYGFCGAFSSCNTQKEPLCECMQGFEPTVLKDWQLEDHSDGCARKTPLQCRNGGNDTFFVISNTAFPVDPEKLTVTKPEECEKTCLSNCSCTAYAYDNGCLIWKGALFNLQKLHADNEGGRDFHVRIAASELGETGTNATRAKTTREKVTWILIGTIGGLFLVFSIVLILLHRRQRRTFGPLGAGDNSLVLFKYKDLQSATKNFSEKLGEGAFGSVFKGSLPNSAAIAVKKLKNLMQEEKQFRTEVRSMGTLQHANLVRLRGFCAKASKRCLVFDYMPNGSLESHLFQRDSKTLDWKTRYSIAIGTARGLAYLHEKCRDCIIHCDIKPENILLDTEFNPKVADFGLAKLMGRDFSRVLTTMRGTIGYLAPEWLSGEAITPKADVFSYGMLLLEIISGRRNRNLLDDGTNDYYPIRAANTVNRGHNFLTLLDKRLEGNADMEDLTRACKVACWCIQDDEKDRPTMGQIVRVLEGVYEMGTPPIPCFFQQFFPRNTADSAIIFQEASSSSNSYLSMSLK